The Clostridia bacterium genome has a segment encoding these proteins:
- a CDS encoding tyrosine-type recombinase/integrase — protein MTYLEGFCLDCEARGLTRHTIQTYRSNLKDFLEIVPDPLWATQDDLRKYLLKLRANNPAGSTLKGHFSALSMFYEYLIYEGQASYNPILPIRKRYLSQIKPVTGGENERQLISIQNMIHLILRAESPLDIAILMVLAKTGIRRGELLGMVIDSIDFQNGIIRLPAKAKRSQRIAFIDTELYIILKKYIQWRSSRAISPWLWINKNTGKKMDRDYPGELISSLAIPLGLHQPRGPLCYRLTPHCFRHFFTTHLFRAGMEPQYIMWLRGDSMGRQSWQIYNHIDPESVRIEYLRRVPKLISNNSVLPDSEDQACRLDRIEYK, from the coding sequence ATGACCTATCTTGAAGGTTTCTGCCTGGACTGCGAAGCTCGCGGTTTGACCAGGCATACGATACAAACTTACAGATCAAACCTCAAAGACTTCCTGGAGATAGTCCCTGATCCCCTCTGGGCTACACAGGATGATCTCAGGAAGTACCTTCTCAAACTCAGAGCCAACAACCCGGCAGGAAGCACGCTCAAAGGGCACTTTTCAGCACTCAGTATGTTCTATGAGTACCTGATCTATGAAGGACAGGCATCATACAATCCCATCCTACCCATTAGAAAGCGCTATCTGAGCCAGATTAAGCCGGTTACAGGCGGGGAGAACGAACGTCAGCTGATATCCATCCAGAACATGATACATCTCATCCTGCGGGCTGAGAGTCCACTGGATATAGCTATTCTTATGGTACTCGCGAAGACTGGCATCCGCAGGGGAGAGCTTCTTGGCATGGTAATAGACAGTATTGATTTTCAAAATGGCATTATCCGGTTGCCTGCGAAAGCCAAACGATCCCAGAGGATCGCATTCATAGATACAGAGCTCTACATAATTCTCAAAAAATATATTCAATGGAGATCAAGCAGGGCGATATCTCCATGGCTCTGGATCAACAAAAATACGGGAAAGAAGATGGACCGGGATTATCCTGGTGAACTCATATCATCCCTTGCAATCCCACTTGGGCTGCATCAACCCCGCGGACCGCTATGCTACAGGCTTACACCACACTGCTTCAGGCACTTCTTCACAACTCATCTGTTCAGGGCAGGGATGGAACCACAATATATCATGTGGCTGCGTGGCGACAGTATGGGCAGGCAGTCATGGCAGATATACAATCACATAGATCCTGAATCTGTTAGGATTGAGTATCTGCGGCGAGTACCGAAACTGATTTCAAACAATTCTGTCCTTCCGGACTCAGAAGATCAGGCTTGCCGGCTGGACAGAATTGAATACAAATAG